From a region of the Acinetobacter calcoaceticus genome:
- a CDS encoding acetyl-CoA hydrolase/transferase family protein gives MSLSRIRLASLHDKVISAEQAAQFIEDGMTVGMSGFTRAGEAKAVPQALVELAKKNPLKITLITGASLGNDLDKQLTEAGVLSRRMPFQVDNTLRRAINNGEVMFIDQHLSETVEQMRNQQLKRPDVAVIEAIAITEDGGIIPTTSVGNSASFAIFAEKVIVEINTSLSESFEGLHDIYIPTYRPTRTPIPLTKVDERIGTSAIQIDPAKIVGIVFNDTHDSPSTVTPPDDETQGIANHLIAFFNKEVAEGRLPKSLGPLQAGIGSIANAVLTGLKDSDFEDLIMYSEVLQDCTFELIDAGKMKFASGSSITLSAKCGEKVFGNIEAYKDKLVLRPQEISNHPELVRRLGIIGINTALEFDIYGNVNSTHVCGTKMMNGIGGSGDFARNAHLAIFVTKSIAKGGDISSIVPMVSHVDHSEHDVDILVTEQGLADLRGLAPRERARVVIDNCVHPLYRDALNDYFDRACAKGGHTPHLLREALSWHANFEETGQMLQATPIAKSA, from the coding sequence ATGTCTTTAAGTCGTATTCGCCTAGCTTCTCTTCATGACAAGGTCATCAGTGCTGAACAAGCTGCACAATTCATCGAAGATGGAATGACCGTAGGTATGAGTGGTTTTACTCGTGCTGGTGAAGCTAAAGCTGTTCCACAAGCACTTGTAGAACTTGCAAAGAAAAATCCGTTAAAAATCACGTTAATTACGGGTGCCAGCTTAGGTAACGACTTAGACAAACAACTCACGGAAGCAGGTGTTTTATCTCGTCGTATGCCATTCCAAGTGGACAATACCTTACGTCGTGCCATTAACAATGGCGAAGTTATGTTTATTGACCAACATTTGTCTGAAACTGTTGAGCAAATGCGTAACCAACAACTTAAACGTCCTGATGTTGCAGTGATTGAAGCAATTGCAATTACTGAAGATGGCGGCATTATTCCAACGACTTCTGTAGGTAACTCTGCGAGCTTCGCTATTTTTGCCGAGAAAGTTATTGTTGAAATCAACACATCTTTAAGCGAAAGCTTTGAAGGTTTGCACGACATCTACATTCCAACTTATCGTCCAACACGTACTCCAATTCCATTAACAAAAGTGGATGAGCGTATTGGTACATCAGCAATCCAAATCGATCCTGCAAAGATTGTTGGTATTGTATTTAACGATACGCATGACTCACCATCAACGGTAACTCCGCCAGATGATGAAACTCAAGGCATTGCAAACCACCTGATCGCGTTCTTTAATAAAGAAGTTGCAGAAGGTCGCTTACCGAAAAGCCTTGGCCCATTACAAGCAGGTATCGGCTCTATTGCCAATGCCGTATTAACTGGCTTAAAAGATTCTGACTTTGAAGACCTCATCATGTACTCAGAAGTATTACAAGACTGTACTTTTGAACTCATTGATGCAGGTAAAATGAAATTTGCTTCTGGTAGCTCAATTACGCTTTCTGCAAAATGCGGCGAGAAAGTTTTTGGCAATATTGAAGCTTACAAAGACAAATTAGTACTTCGTCCACAAGAAATTTCTAACCACCCTGAACTGGTTCGCCGTTTAGGTATTATCGGCATTAACACTGCCCTTGAGTTTGATATTTACGGTAACGTGAACTCGACTCACGTGTGTGGTACGAAAATGATGAACGGTATTGGTGGTTCAGGTGACTTCGCTCGTAACGCTCACTTGGCGATCTTTGTGACTAAATCAATTGCTAAAGGCGGCGATATCTCTTCTATCGTGCCAATGGTGAGTCACGTTGACCACAGTGAACATGATGTTGATATTTTAGTGACAGAGCAAGGTTTAGCTGATTTACGTGGTTTAGCACCTCGTGAACGTGCTCGCGTTGTTATCGACAACTGTGTGCACCCACTTTACCGGGATGCATTAAATGACTACTTTGATCGTGCATGTGCTAAAGGTGGACATACGCCTCATTTACTTCGTGAGGCATTGTCTTGGCATGCAAACTTTGAAGAGACAGGCCAAATGCTTCAAGCAACACCAATTGCAAAATCAGCTTAA
- the ompR gene encoding two-component system response regulator OmpR, translated as MSLVVPAEHPETVHNETDRVERILVVDDDVRLRTLLQRFLEDKGFVVKTAHDASQMDRLLQRELFSLIVLDFMLPVEDGLSICRRLRQSNIDTPIIMLTARGSDSDRIAGLEAGADDYLPKPFNPNELLARIRAVLRRQVREVPGAPSQQVEVVSFGPWSLDLSTRTLTREGQIVTLTTGEFAVLKALVQHPREPLTRDKLMNLARGREWGAMERSIDVQVSRLRRLIEDNPARARYIQTVWGVGYVFVPDGAE; from the coding sequence ATGAGTTTAGTTGTACCTGCTGAACATCCTGAAACCGTACACAACGAAACGGATCGTGTCGAACGTATTTTAGTGGTCGATGACGATGTGCGTTTACGTACCCTCTTGCAACGTTTTTTGGAAGATAAAGGCTTTGTTGTAAAAACCGCCCACGATGCTTCGCAAATGGACCGTTTATTACAGCGTGAGTTATTTTCACTTATCGTACTCGACTTTATGTTGCCAGTTGAAGATGGCTTAAGTATTTGCCGTCGTTTACGCCAATCAAATATTGATACACCTATTATCATGTTAACAGCACGTGGTAGCGATTCAGACCGTATTGCAGGTCTTGAAGCTGGTGCAGATGATTACTTGCCAAAACCATTTAATCCAAATGAACTTTTAGCTCGTATTCGTGCTGTATTGCGTCGCCAAGTTCGTGAAGTTCCTGGTGCTCCAAGCCAACAAGTTGAAGTTGTGAGCTTTGGTCCATGGTCTTTAGACTTGTCTACACGCACACTGACACGTGAAGGTCAAATCGTTACCTTAACGACTGGCGAATTTGCAGTATTAAAAGCATTGGTACAACACCCACGTGAACCATTAACGCGCGACAAACTTATGAATTTGGCTCGTGGCCGTGAATGGGGTGCAATGGAACGTTCAATTGACGTTCAAGTATCTCGCCTACGTCGTTTAATTGAAGATAATCCTGCACGTGCACGTTATATCCAAACGGTATGGGGCGTGGGTTATGTATTTGTTCCAGATGGTGCGGAATAA
- a CDS encoding GNAT family acetyltransferase, translating into MFIIRQFTNADLEDVVILWESCGLTRPWNNPETDIFRKVSQQDDLFLVAIKDEQLIGTLMGGYDGHRGWINYLAVHPHQQRLGIATALVQQLEKRLIARGCPKLQLLVRKDNLNVLNFYEQLGYDEVEAVCLGKRLISDSSHD; encoded by the coding sequence ATGTTTATTATTCGTCAATTTACAAATGCGGATCTGGAAGATGTCGTTATTTTATGGGAAAGCTGCGGCCTGACTCGTCCTTGGAATAATCCTGAAACCGATATTTTCAGAAAAGTCTCACAACAAGATGATTTATTTCTGGTTGCTATTAAAGATGAGCAACTTATTGGCACACTTATGGGCGGCTACGACGGCCATAGAGGCTGGATTAATTATTTGGCTGTTCACCCCCACCAACAACGCTTAGGAATAGCTACAGCGCTCGTTCAGCAGCTTGAAAAGCGACTAATTGCTCGGGGTTGCCCAAAACTTCAATTATTGGTGCGTAAAGATAATCTGAATGTACTGAATTTTTATGAACAACTTGGCTATGACGAAGTAGAAGCAGTGTGCTTAGGAAAACGTTTAATTAGCGATAGTTCACATGATTAG
- a CDS encoding ATP-binding protein: protein MSLEPIAPQNFTDYTTYSERKRTRWERFLDKIKPRSAAMRTTILVLLVVFFSLFMSLWFFWRTLYLPEIQQHARYLAVELELVNNPDIRIFHRENEVDVDAWLRNRVGIEYVTNPKEYPSVREKVIAEFFTNQIEQKLANEIGAKDVTVYFQFKPSPRIWIQTPEMHGNWVREPLKTYANYSPELLIGWIVGVPLLSAIIILILVRQMNRPLRRLQNAANEYSKAGTAPYLDTNHGPLEIRQVNQAFNRMVYTLDQTERERRIMLAGISHDLRTPLTRIRLTAEMLPDEFLREGLVYDVDDMDAILNQFISYMRDGSDEELKDTNINMLLQELVVQFKPLDIQFEMQDVPIIPARSLSLKRLIANLINNAKRYGAEPIELSAKLENEHILITVADHGEGIPADQVEELMQPFVRGDSARTIQGSGLGLAIVKRIVDIHHGEIHIHNREQGGLEVIITLPIPKPSTEENSSINPLEKIKQTLSERF from the coding sequence GTGAGTTTAGAACCAATCGCGCCACAAAACTTTACTGACTACACCACCTACTCTGAACGGAAACGAACTCGGTGGGAACGTTTTCTCGACAAAATTAAGCCACGTTCTGCTGCCATGCGTACCACTATTTTGGTACTGCTGGTGGTATTTTTTAGCTTATTTATGTCGTTATGGTTCTTTTGGCGCACTCTTTATTTACCTGAAATTCAACAACATGCTCGTTATCTTGCAGTTGAACTTGAGCTCGTCAACAATCCAGATATACGGATTTTTCATCGCGAAAATGAAGTTGATGTTGATGCGTGGTTACGCAATCGTGTTGGTATTGAATATGTTACCAACCCTAAAGAATATCCAAGTGTCCGCGAGAAAGTTATTGCCGAGTTTTTTACCAATCAGATCGAACAAAAACTGGCAAATGAGATTGGGGCTAAGGATGTTACGGTTTACTTCCAGTTTAAACCTAGTCCACGTATCTGGATTCAAACACCTGAAATGCACGGGAATTGGGTCCGCGAGCCTTTAAAAACCTATGCCAATTATAGCCCTGAGCTATTAATTGGTTGGATCGTTGGTGTTCCATTACTTTCAGCTATTATTATTCTGATTTTAGTTAGGCAGATGAACCGCCCTTTACGTCGTTTGCAAAATGCTGCCAATGAATATAGTAAAGCTGGAACAGCACCTTACTTAGATACCAATCACGGTCCCTTAGAAATTCGTCAGGTGAACCAAGCCTTTAACCGCATGGTTTATACGCTTGACCAAACTGAGCGTGAACGACGTATTATGCTGGCCGGCATTTCACATGATCTAAGAACTCCTCTTACACGTATTCGCTTAACGGCGGAAATGTTACCTGATGAGTTTTTACGTGAAGGTCTGGTCTATGACGTAGATGATATGGACGCAATTCTTAATCAGTTCATATCTTATATGCGTGATGGCTCAGATGAAGAGTTGAAAGACACCAATATCAATATGCTTTTGCAAGAACTTGTTGTTCAGTTCAAACCTTTAGACATTCAATTCGAAATGCAGGATGTCCCGATTATTCCTGCACGCAGCCTTTCTCTAAAACGACTGATTGCCAATCTAATTAACAATGCAAAGCGCTATGGCGCTGAACCAATAGAACTCAGTGCAAAACTTGAAAATGAACATATTTTAATTACGGTTGCCGATCATGGTGAAGGTATTCCAGCAGATCAGGTTGAAGAGTTAATGCAACCGTTTGTCCGCGGAGATTCAGCAAGAACAATCCAAGGTAGTGGACTTGGACTGGCCATTGTCAAACGTATTGTCGATATTCACCACGGTGAAATTCATATTCATAACCGTGAACAAGGTGGTTTAGAAGTGATTATTACTTTACCCATCCCGAAACCAAGCACTGAAGAAAACAGCTCGATCAACCCATTAGAAAAAATAAAACAAACTTTGAGTGAGCGCTTTTAA